In Bacteroidales bacterium, one genomic interval encodes:
- a CDS encoding ATP-binding protein — protein sequence MIINSEIKNIAIVEKLVEDICAEVNACSDIYGNVLVTVLEAVTNCIIHGNKRDSSKFVTIKMSYDISEILFEISDEGEGFDPNLIPDPTREENLENPHGRGVFLMKKLTDDFSYSSESRTFNLKFYPLKSRERVQ from the coding sequence ATAATCATTAATAGCGAGATAAAAAATATAGCTATTGTTGAAAAGCTTGTTGAGGATATTTGTGCAGAAGTTAATGCTTGTTCAGATATTTACGGAAATGTATTGGTTACTGTTTTAGAAGCCGTTACAAATTGCATAATTCATGGTAATAAAAGAGATTCTTCAAAATTTGTTACAATTAAGATGAGCTACGATATTAGTGAAATTCTTTTCGAAATTTCAGATGAAGGTGAAGGATTCGACCCAAATCTTATACCCGATCCAACTAGAGAAGAAAACCTTGAAAACCCACATGGTAGAGGAGTTTTTTTAATGAAAAAACTTACTGATGACTTTTCATATTCGTCTGAAAGCAGAACATTTAATTTAAAATTTTATCCTCTTAAATCTCGAGAACGCGTACAATGA
- the ybeY gene encoding rRNA maturation RNase YbeY, whose protein sequence is MIFYHIDNTKFKFPYGFKKRCSDWINKTVIKENSQLGTINIIVTSDELLLEKNIEYLNHNFYTDIITFDYSSKDKIFGDLFISYDRVVENAKQYENFTIDELKRVIIHGILHLLGYKDQTPPEKAIMTQKENFYLKLF, encoded by the coding sequence ATGATATTTTATCATATCGACAACACAAAATTTAAATTCCCTTACGGCTTTAAAAAACGTTGCTCTGATTGGATAAACAAGACAGTAATAAAGGAGAACAGCCAATTAGGAACTATAAATATTATTGTAACATCTGATGAATTGTTACTTGAGAAAAATATTGAATATCTCAATCACAATTTTTACACGGATATAATTACTTTCGACTACTCGTCAAAAGACAAAATATTTGGCGATTTGTTTATTAGCTATGATAGAGTAGTTGAGAATGCTAAACAATACGAGAACTTTACAATTGATGAGTTAAAAAGAGTTATTATACACGGTATTTTACATCTACTTGGTTATAAAGATCAAACACCACCAGAGAAGGCAATAATGACCCAAAAAGAAAACTTTTATTTGAAACTATTTTGA